A DNA window from Paralichthys olivaceus isolate ysfri-2021 chromosome 11, ASM2471397v2, whole genome shotgun sequence contains the following coding sequences:
- the rhoub gene encoding ras homolog family member Ub, whose amino-acid sequence MSPPLSMDYGKAMAPPVPPHNPQPARPGQAQERLLKCVLLGDGAVGKTSLVVSYTTNGYPTKYVPTAFDDFSAVVQVDGNPVRLQLCDTAGQDEFDKLRHFCYSRTDALLLCFSVVSPASFQNVWEKWVPEIRRRCPLTPVLLVGTQCDLRQDVKVLIELARRRETPVLEEDARALAEKIGAVTYIECSALTQKNLKEVFDAAIAVGLRHSDRRARRERKVRSTADKMKMLSKSWWKKYVCVQ is encoded by the exons ATGTCACCTCCGCTCTCTATGGATTACGGAAAGGCTATGGCCCCTCCGGTCCCCCCGCACAACCCTCAGCCCGCCCGGCCGGGGCAGGCGCAGGAGCGGCTGCTGAAGTGCGTCCTGCTCGGCGATGGAGCGGTGGGCAAAACAAGCCTGGTGGTCAGCTACACGACGAACGGATACCCAACCAAATATGTCCCCACTGCGTTTGACGACTTCTCGG CTGTGGTTCAGGTGGATGGAAACCCGGTGAGACTACAGCTGTGTGACACTGCAGGACAG GACGAGTTTGACAAACTCCGGCACTTCTGCTACAGTCGGACCGATGCCTTGCTGCTGTGCTTCAGCGTGGTCAGCCCTGCTTCCTTTCAAAACGTCTGGGAGAAGTGGGTGCCCGAGATCCGACGGCGCTGCCCTCTCACGCCTGTCCTCCTCGTAGGCACGCAGTGCGACCTGCGACAGGACGTCAAGGTGCTGATTGAGCTGGCGAGGCGGAGGGAGACGCCGGTGCTGGAGGAAGACGCCAGAGCGCTGGCGGAAAAAATAGGGGCTGTGACGTACATTGAGTGTTCAGCACTGACGCAAAAGAATCTGAAGGAGGTGTTTGATGCGGCCATCGCCGTGGGGCTGCGGCACTCTGACAGGAGAGCGCGACGGGAGAGGAAGGTCCGAAGCACAGCTGATAAGATGAAGATGCTCTCCAAGTCCTGGTGGAAAAAGTATGTGTGCGTCCAATAG